Proteins from one Microtus pennsylvanicus isolate mMicPen1 chromosome 7, mMicPen1.hap1, whole genome shotgun sequence genomic window:
- the Rhbg gene encoding ammonium transporter Rh type B: MARTPRHRRLVLPLMCLLFQGATALLFAVFVRYNHETDAALWHWGNHSNVDNEFYFRYPSFQDVHAMVFVGFGFLMVFLQRYGFSSVGFTFLVATFTLQWATLVQGFLHYFHGGHIHVSVESLINADFCAGAVLISFGAVLGKTGPAQLLLMALLETVLFSVNEFILLSLLGVKDAGGSMTIHTFGAYFGLFLSRVLYRSQLEKSRHRQSSVYHSDLFAMIGTIFLWIFWPSFNSAPTALGDGQHRTALNTYYSLTASTLSTFALSALVSGDGRLDMVHIQNAALAGGVVVGTSSEMMLTPFGAVAAGFLAGTVSTLGYKFFTPVLEFRFKIQDTCGVHNLHGIPGLLGALLGVLVTWLATHEAYGDGLKNVFPLIAAGQRSPTSQAVYQLFGMFVTLVSAAVGGSLAGLLLRLPFLDSPPDSQCFEDQVYWEVPGEQEAEVQRSLQSEETQA, from the exons ATGGCCCGCACTCCTCGCCACCGGCGCCTGGTCCTGCCGTTGAtgtgtctgctcttccagggcGCCACGGCCCTCCTCTTTGCGGTCTTTGTCCGCTACAACCACGAAACCGACGCTGCCCTGTGGCACTGGGGCAACCACAGTAATGTGGACAACGAGTTTTACTTTCGCTACCCAA GCTTCCAGGATGTGCACGCCATGGTCTTCGTAGGCTTTGGCTTTCTCATGGTCTTCCTGCAGCGCTATGGCTTCAGCAGCGTGGGTTTTACCTTCCTCGTGGCCACCTTCACCCTGCAATGGGCCACGCTGGTCCAAGGCTTCCTTCACTACTTCCACGGCGGCCACATCCACGTTAGTGTGGAGAG TTTGATCAATGCTGACTTCTGTGCGGGAGCTGTGCTCATCTCTTTCGGGGCTGTTCTGGGCAAGACAGGGCCAGCGCAGCTGCTGCTGATGGCCCTACTGGAGACGGTGCTGTTTAGTGTCAACGAGTTCATACTGCTCAGCCTCCTGGGG GTGAAAGATGCTGGGGGGTCCATGACCATTCACACATTTGGGGCCTACTTCGGGCTGTTCCTCTCACGGGTCCTCTACAGATCCCAGCTGGAGAAGAGCAGGCACCGCCAGAGCTCTGTCTACCATTCTGACCTCTTTGCCATGATTG GGACCATCTTCCTGTGGATTTTCTGGCCCAGCTTCAACTCTGCGCCCACAGCGCTCGGAGATGGGCAGCATCGGACAGCACTGAACACGTACTACTCGCTCACCGCAAGCACGCTCAGCACGTTTGCCTTGTCAGCCCTTGTCAGTGGGGACGGCCGACTGGACATG GTCCACATCCAAAACGCAGCACTGGCTGGAGGGGTCGTGGTGGGGACGTCAAGCGAAATGATGCTGACACCCTTTGGGGCTGTGGCAGCTGGCTTCCTGGCTGGGACTGTCTCCACCTTGGGGTACAAGTTCTTTACG CCTGTCCTTGAGTTCAGATTCAAAATACAAGACACGTGTGGTGTCCACAACCTCCATGGGATACCAGGGCTGCTGGGGGCCCTCCTGGGAGTCCTGGTGACTTGGCTGGCCACCCACGAGGCTTATGGAGATGG CCTGAAGAATGTATTTCCGCTCATAGCCGCAGGCCAGCGCAGCCCCACATCTCAGGCGGTTTATCAGCTCTTTGGGATGTTTGTCACACTGGTGTCTGCCGCTGTGGGGGGCAGCCTTGCAG GGCTCCTGCTGAGGCTGCCCTTCCTGGATTCCCCTCCAGACTCCCAATGCTTCGAAGACCAGGTTTACTGGGAG GTGCCCGGAGAGCAGGAGGCTGAGGTCCAGAGATCTCTGCAGTCTGAGGAGACCCAGGCCTAA